Below is a genomic region from Choristoneura fumiferana chromosome 30, NRCan_CFum_1, whole genome shotgun sequence.
CGATCTCTTTGTAGCTGATTGTACATGCTTATTTACGTATTAAAGGGAAAGTATTTGTATGGTTATGCCATCTGTCACAATTCAGATTTATTtgtgtcctactgctgggcagaCACTGAATACAATGTGGTGTTTCGAATTCGATCAATGTAAGGCAAAATTTGATAAATTGgctttttctattattttggGTATTAGCTATACTGAGTTTCAAAGTTTTGTCATTAGAATTTTGTTCAAAAGAAATATTGATTTTCGAAAAGAAGAGCAATCAGATAAATTTAGAGTGGATTAGTCGACCCCCAAATTTCGATTCCCTACTTTCTTTGTCTAAACTTGTGTGTTGTCTGACAGCCAATTAGTAATGGTAGTCGTTTATACACGTAGAAGGTGATCtaattagtaaaatataattgtttcagGTCCAGGAAATTTCCGGATGACGTCAAAGAAGAAAGTTTACGCTCAAATACCCGGTCTTAGTTCAGGAGAAACAGTCCAAATGCCCACTTACGCGCCTCCGGCATTTAACCAACAATATTTCACACCCAGCACCCAAACTAGCGTTAATTATCCAAATGTGGATGCCAATGCACCAATAGCAGATGCACCGGAAGTCAATATAGATacaaatgtatttaataatgtaCCGAACATTCCAGATGAAATTAAGCCTAGTGTTTTTGAAGCTCCGAAAGCAGTAGAAGCTAAACCTTTAGCTACAGCGCAATTTAATGTTGAAAAGTCAAATCCTGATGTACCAATAATACCACCGCCGCCAATGTTCTCAAATTTAGCTAAAAGAGATAGTTTGCTGGGAACTGAGAAAGCTGTATTACCACCCTCAGTTGCTAGGAGGATATCATTAAACAAACACGCTATTAATACTGAAGCGCCAACGTTTACAAATTACAGTAATATGTTCGTGCCAGCGCCAATTTCGCCTGAAGATAGCCAAACATTAGCGGCAACTTATCCACCGAATGTATCACAAACTTCACAGTTGACATTGGCTCAAACAGACAAATCTATGCCACCAAGTTCTGCAATTTTCACATCTCAAGAGCCTCCATCGCAACCATTTCTACCCGCATCGTCGATGCCAAAAGCACCAAGCGTACCTTCTACTAGGACTTTACCTCCACCACCAATGTATGCATCAATAGCACCATCCAGTGCTCCATCATTTGCGAGTATTTCTTCATTTGCAGCAGGAAGTTTACCTCGACTCACTCTCATGAGTGATACCGCTTCTGCAGGAATTCATACATTGCCACCAGCAAATTTACCTCCGCCACCGATTAATACACTACAACCAGCCATGAGTGCTCCCTATTCAGCAAGTATACCTTCAATCACACCACGAAGTTTACTCAACCAAGCTGCTTTCACATCGCTTAATGCCTCGTCAAAGACATCTGCAGTATCCCAGCCACCGACATTTGCAGAAAGCCAACCTATGCCACCGTCGATTTTCACCCCTGATAATTCAGGGTTAGCTAAAAAATCATCGGTGCCTGAGTCTACGAACATTTCATCATTAGCTTCGGAAAGCAAGCCAGCACCTCCAATGATACCATCTCCAGCACAGGTGTTTAACCCGTATTCGCCAGGAATAACATCTGAATCAATATCACAAACATCAAGTTCTGGAATGACATCACAGGTTTCTAGTAATTTCTCAATGCTAGATCCCAAACATTCATCTACACCTGCAACTGAACTAAAGTTACCGGAACCGCCAAAAGCAACGGGGAATACAAACTTCAGGATGACAAAAAAACGGCCACAATACTACTCTGGCCCCATAGAAGGCATCGGTGCAATAAGTAATAATGTTGTACCAACAATAGCTCCCGTAGCTGCGAACACTTTTCAAAGTGCTTTATTTACACCAGAAACAGGGTACCAAGGTTCTATGCTTGCACCTGAACCAGTAGTAATAAATGATCCTAATAATATTGAAACTTCATATCATGGTGCTGTAATAACTCCAGATTCGGTAACTGAAAAGGCAAACGCACATGCAGCTGGCACTGGTTATAATAGTGCACTGGAGCAAAATTACGCTGCCCCCACTGCTCAGTGCGCATTTGATATCAGTACTCAAGGTGAAGCTGCTACTTTTGATAGTAACAAATCGTCAAAAGCATATAATCCTAATTATAACACCGCTTTTGATATGAGTCGTCAAGTAACAGATAATTATGAGCCGCCTAAAGAATCAGCTTTTGGTATAATAGGCTCCTTGAAATCTAAACTGAATTCATtagatattaataaaatacaaaatagtgTGACTACATTTTTTGATCCAGCTTATAATGATAAGCCTGAAGCAGCTAAGGAATATGAAGCAAATAAATATGCACAACATCAAAGTGGTATTGAAATATTTGTACCTACAGTTGAGACTCATGCACAACCATACAGTTATGATGCCTATAATGTTAACTTTACCTACGGGCAAAGTAGTATACCGAACCCAACTAATTATTATCAACAACAAGTACATAACGTATATTCACCAGAAAGTTATTATACTCAACCTGTTTATGGTACACAAAACTATGCTCAAGAACCCGCACAACAAAGCTATCAAAGTCCTAACGTGACATATGAAACTACAGCTGCTACTGGTTTTACTAATGTTGATAATAATGTGAACATGACCGGATATACTTCACCTTGCTGGCACACTGATGTAGTTAACGATAAAGAACCTAATAGTACTCTTGCTGCCAATGAACCTGAAAAATTTGAAGCTGTCAATCCTAATACAGACATTTCTAACAGATCTCAGCCTCAAAAGCAGAAAAACATAGAACAAattctggaaaatttaaaaaataaagatgaaGCTGAGTCCTCTGCTAAACAAGAAGATTTAACGGGTGATTTAAATGTGAATATAAATGAAAACCAACATTCATATGAAAAGTATGACACGAAATCACCTGCCTTGGATGAACGTGATGATTACAGTTTGAAAGAGTCCTTTGAAGGCGTACCTGAACATAAGAAAGTAGTTGAATATTATGATTCATACGGAAAAGAcgataataataaagaatatgGCTATGAAAAAAAAGTAGAGATAACAAGCTTATTTTCAATGCCTTTGCATGACCTATCGTCAAATATTGCTAGCAAATCGCAAGAAATATATGATGAAGTCAGTGAGGAAGGACAACAAGTATCTTTTAATACTGATGACGATAAAAACATAAATGATCGATCCAATAATGCTAATGTAATGACTATGTTTGATTCTGGTGACGAAGACTCGTTTAAAGATGACAACGCCCAAACGAGTGATCTAAACATCTGTGAGACATGTAGAGAATTTAGTAAACCCGAAGAAAAGGAAGCTGACTTGACGAGCCAATTAATTGAGAATATTACTTCTCCTATTCAGCTATTAAATCCCGTTGAAGCCCCACTGTCTGAAAGTGTTTCCGATATACCAGTTGATATTGATACGTTAAATCAATGTGCAGAAATATCATTAATCGCTGATGAAACAGTTGAAACAttgcaagtacagtcggcaaCAGAACTCTTAGATGAAGAGAATCCTGACATTGAAAGGAACTATGGCTGGCGTAACGAAGTCTTTCCCCCTGGGCAAGACCTTTTGGATCCCGATTATACTTTTAAACCAACTCCAAATACTATTGGTTTCTTTGGCGATAACAGTCTTTTTTTCGACAATATACCTAATAATGCCAGTGATGAAATAAAAGCTGAGTTGATAGTTTCTCAAGATGAAATTCCTGTAGTACTACAGGGGAAAATGAGCACACCTACTGCTCCTCCACTTGAAGACTCCGATGATGCTAAATCAGATGAAACAGGCATATTAGACGTTCAGTCGATAGAGAAAGATGCAAATAAAGATTTTCCAGTATTCGAAGAGTTTGTTATAGAACCATCTGAGACTGACGACGATAAAATAGAAACAAGAGATAAAAGTGACGACGTGAAAGACACCTTCACTAACAGGGTAGATAGATTTGTAAAGCTAAAAAGCAGTGATGATTTGACGCAACAAAAAGATATAAACTTTAGTAATACTGCTGCGATAATGCCTTCATATTTTGATACTGGAAACTACGCTGTTGAAACGCATTATAGAAACTCTTTAACGTCTCCAACATTTACCACGAAAAGCTCCGAGTCAAATGTACCATTCCGTATACCACCTGGTTTTGAGAATCAATATGGACTAAAGTCACCAGACAATAGTAAAATCATTGAGCCTAAAATACCTGAAACTTTCACACAAACATCAACGACCACTACTTCAACATTTAGTGCTATGCGAGCTAATTTAACTACATCAACAGTTCCAGCTAGCATGCCTAGTGTTACTCAAGAAGTAACTGAACCAAAACTACCTGACTTTGCTAGTGTTTTTGGTGGCAATATAGTCACGGGTGGTGGTGATAAACTTATCGATGCTATCGATGCTCAAAGCACTGAGCCTGCGCTTGATACAGTAAAGCCTAAAGAGAATATCGCTAAAGATAAAGTCGAAGAGAAGGTAATGGAATCCCTGCCTGATCCTATTAACTTCTTCGGATCAGCAACTCAAGAGGCAAACGCGCCTGAGACCGTCAACAGACTGGCTAGCTATTTTGCTTCTCC
It encodes:
- the LOC141444635 gene encoding uncharacterized protein isoform X1, which gives rise to MSDKSFGDHMSRGIVKNPLLSTAVTGLSIEDLTQNAVLLPVSRNQALLGGQEQSGTQNFTLAHPDNLTPNIPSGDANFTPIHPTPPPAIAQTQYVSQQNAKNSKTFENTTATACNAQPKSEDDFDVNEYFARLQGTRYVSAPINSHLKEDTNATLEAKEENLEEINLNEPSSTMPEEQQSITADIAQNFSQLPTVLPQVASAVFSSFSNMLSMKSREHTPEEVRTYNVQHTSETMKTYQHVQESTGVGVPLMGVSEIKEVAPPPREPPVCGPGNFRMTSKKKVYAQIPGLSSGETVQMPTYAPPAFNQQYFTPSTQTSVNYPNVDANAPIADAPEVNIDTNVFNNVPNIPDEIKPSVFEAPKAVEAKPLATAQFNVEKSNPDVPIIPPPPMFSNLAKRDSLLGTEKAVLPPSVARRISLNKHAINTEAPTFTNYSNMFVPAPISPEDSQTLAATYPPNVSQTSQLTLAQTDKSMPPSSAIFTSQEPPSQPFLPASSMPKAPSVPSTRTLPPPPMYASIAPSSAPSFASISSFAAGSLPRLTLMSDTASAGIHTLPPANLPPPPINTLQPAMSAPYSASIPSITPRSLLNQAAFTSLNASSKTSAVSQPPTFAESQPMPPSIFTPDNSGLAKKSSVPESTNISSLASESKPAPPMIPSPAQVFNPYSPGITSESISQTSSSGMTSQVSSNFSMLDPKHSSTPATELKLPEPPKATGNTNFRMTKKRPQYYSGPIEGIGAISNNVVPTIAPVAANTFQSALFTPETGYQGSMLAPEPVVINDPNNIETSYHGAVITPDSVTEKANAHAAGTGYNSALEQNYAAPTAQCAFDISTQGEAATFDSNKSSKAYNPNYNTAFDMSRQVTDNYEPPKESAFGIIGSLKSKLNSLDINKIQNSVTTFFDPAYNDKPEAAKEYEANKYAQHQSGIEIFVPTVETHAQPYSYDAYNVNFTYGQSSIPNPTNYYQQQVHNVYSPESYYTQPVYGTQNYAQEPAQQSYQSPNVTYETTAATGFTNVDNNVNMTGYTSPCWHTDVVNDKEPNSTLAANEPEKFEAVNPNTDISNRSQPQKQKNIEQILENLKNKDEAESSAKQEDLTGDLNVNINENQHSYEKYDTKSPALDERDDYSLKESFEGVPEHKKVVEYYDSYGKDDNNKEYGYEKKVEITSLFSMPLHDLSSNIASKSQEIYDEVSEEGQQVSFNTDDDKNINDRSNNANVMTMFDSGDEDSFKDDNAQTSDLNICETCREFSKPEEKEADLTSQLIENITSPIQLLNPVEAPLSESVSDIPVDIDTLNQCAEISLIADETVETLQVQSATELLDEENPDIERNYGWRNEVFPPGQDLLDPDYTFKPTPNTIGFFGDNSLFFDNIPNNASDEIKAELIVSQDEIPVVLQGKMSTPTAPPLEDSDDAKSDETGILDVQSIEKDANKDFPVFEEFVIEPSETDDDKIETRDKSDDVKDTFTNRVDRFVKLKSSDDLTQQKDINFSNTAAIMPSYFDTGNYAVETHYRNSLTSPTFTTKSSESNVPFRIPPGFENQYGLKSPDNSKIIEPKIPETFTQTSTTTTSTFSAMRANLTTSTVPASMPSVTQEVTEPKLPDFASVFGGNIVTGGGDKLIDAIDAQSTEPALDTVKPKENIAKDKVEEKVMESLPDPINFFGSATQEANAPETVNRLASYFASPPKTDNTKSFFELSQGQDHYRQKDIKDGGDKKDHKPFFELSQSQDHYKKEDANIPLEKHLANLNLMNDLTSFQNIEPSKDHVVRTVNYFTVEYDDDTLNYNKGEPSAKYFKKPDLNKNIVNAKIEKPLLEDVDKLKEIVNNCKYCCELNIGPILTISDTFDSLGKPKYRQAMDSGSDKPKDEVNIMPGKEGEISVNVKMEDVSPDGDNNEGVAIMNENRSTTEYEPVKHHWFYRVDWEGKSTWRGFSINDSKAIENAFHSPDLHEGTLVPTDGGRYDVNVMGRLRIAVYWADKPTNVRRCSWFYKGTTDARYVPYTEPVAEKLEEEYRHGITTGEWHRRLVLPNSELVVMHGPAVMVHFLHGGGADAFSAPNQSTMRPRVVRRGFDESEIEDMEPSNIDHLLLLCHGVGSACDMRFRSVEEVVDDFRATSLQLLQSHYRNSCDAGVVGRVEVLPISWHTSLHAGPRGVDRRLARVTLASIPRLRSFTNDTVLDVLFYTSPHYCQTILNTVCGELNRVYSLFKARNPSFKGGVSLGGHSLGSVILYDLLCHQDPPTPTDPPMKRPEKQYLAGTADINPNMKYPKLCFEPLSLYALGSPIAIFECIRGVESLGNDFFLPTCRNFFNIFHPYDPIAYRIEPLVNPQLQNVKPSLIPHHKGRKRMHLELKETMARVGADLKQKLMESIKNTWSSMWATTAPPPDHQLEKVVEEEIEKEQMEEDNPSKEDAMQADVAVGDMLGKLNDGRRVDYVLQEAPFEMINEYLFAMSSHVCYWESEDTMLLILREIYDSLGVQADVTVPQQSMTVQRNAAATSSDEKFPCSEVPSTSRNDS
- the LOC141444635 gene encoding uncharacterized protein isoform X2, translated to MSDKSFGDHMSRGIVKNPLLSTAVTGLSIEDLTQNAVLLPVSRNQALLGGQEQSGTQNFTLAHPDNLTPNIPSGDANFTPIHPTPPPAIAQTQYVSQQNAKNSKTFENTTATACNAQPKSEDDFDVNEYFARLQGTRYVSAPINSHLKEDTNATLEAKEENLEEINLNEPSSTMPEEQQSITADIAQNFSQLPTVLPQVASAVFSSFSNMLSMKSREHTPEEVRTYNVQHTSETMKTYQHVQESTGVGVPLMGVSEIKEVAPPPREPPVCGPGNFRMTSKKKVYAQIPGLSSGETVQMPTYAPPAFNQQYFTPSTQTSVNYPNVDANAPIADAPEVNIDTNVFNNVPNIPDEIKPSVFEAPKAVEAKPLATAQFNVEKSNPDVPIIPPPPMFSNLAKRDSLLGTEKAVLPPSVARRISLNKHAINTEAPTFTNYSNMFVPAPISPEDSQTLAATYPPNVSQTSQLTLAQTDKSMPPSSAIFTSQEPPSQPFLPASSMPKAPSVPSTRTLPPPPMYASIAPSSAPSFASISSFAAGSLPRLTLMSDTASAGIHTLPPANLPPPPINTLQPAMSAPYSASIPSITPRSLLNQAAFTSLNASSKTSAVSQPPTFAESQPMPPSIFTPDNSGLAKKSSVPESTNISSLASESKPAPPMIPSPAQVFNPYSPGITSESISQTSSSGMTSQVSSNFSMLDPKHSSTPATELKLPEPPKATGNTNFRMTKKRPQYYSGPIEGIGAISNNVVPTIAPVAANTFQSALFTPETGYQGSMLAPEPVVINDPNNIETSYHGAVITPDSVTEKANAHAAGTGYNSALEQNYAAPTAQCAFDISTQGEAATFDSNKSSKAYNPNYNTAFDMSRQVTDNYEPPKESAFGIIGSLKSKLNSLDINKIQNSVTTFFDPAYNDKPEAAKEYEANKYAQHQSGIEIFVPTVETHAQPYSYDAYNVNFTYGQSSIPNPTNYYQQQVHNVYSPESYYTQPVYGTQNYAQEPAQQSYQSPNVTYETTAATGFTNVDNNVNMTGYTSPCWHTDVVNDKEPNSTLAANEPEKFEAVNPNTDISNRSQPQKQKNIEQILENLKNKDEAESSAKQEDLTGDLNVNINENQHSYEKYDTKSPALDERDDYSLKESFEGVPEHKKVVEYYDSYGKDDNNKEYGYEKKVEITSLFSMPLHDLSSNIASKSQEIYDEVSEEGQQVSFNTDDDKNINDRSNNANVMTMFDSGDEDSFKDDNAQTSDLNICETCREFSKPEEKEADLTSQLIENITSPIQLLNPVEAPLSESVSDIPVDIDTLNQCAEISLIADETVETLQVQSATELLDEENPDIERNYGWRNEVFPPGQDLLDPDYTFKPTPNTIGFFGDNSLFFDNIPNNASDEIKAELIVSQDEIPVVLQGKMSTPTAPPLEDSDDAKSDETGILDVQSIEKDANKDFPVFEEFVIEPSETDDDKIETRDKSDDVKDTFTNRVDRFVKLKSSDDLTQQKDINFSNTAAIMPSYFDTGNYAVETHYRNSLTSPTFTTKSSESNVPFRIPPGFENQYGLKSPDNSKIIEPKIPETFTQTSTTTTSTFSAMRANLTTSTVPASMPSVTQEVTEPKLPDFASVFGGNIVTGGGDKLIDAIDAQSTEPALDTVKPKENIAKDKVEEKVMESLPDPINFFGSATQEANAPETVNRLASYFASPPKTDNTKSFFELSQGQDHYRQKDIKDGGDKKDHKPFFELSQSQDHYKKEDANIPLEKHLANLNLMNDLTSFQNIEPSKDHVVRTVNYFTVEYDDDTLNYNKGEPSAKYFKKPDLNKNIVNAKIEKPLLEDVDKLKEIVNNCKYCCELNIGPILTISDTFDSLGKPKYRQAMDSGSDKPKDEVNIMPGKEGEISVNVKMEDVSPDGDNNEGVAIMNENRSTTEYEPVKHHWFYRVDWEGKSTWRGFSINDSKAIENAFHSPDLHEGTLVPTDGGRYDVNVMGRLRIAVYWADKPTNVRRCSWFYKGTTDARYVPYTEPVAEKLEEEYRHGITTGEWHRRLVLPNSELVVMHGPAVMVHFLHGGGADAFSAPNQSTMRPRVVRRGFDESEIEDMEPSNIDHLLLLCHGVGSACDMRFRSVEEVVDDFRATSLQLLQSHYRNSCDAGVVGRVETILNTVCGELNRVYSLFKARNPSFKGGVSLGGHSLGSVILYDLLCHQDPPTPTDPPMKRPEKQYLAGTADINPNMKYPKLCFEPLSLYALGSPIAIFECIRGVESLGNDFFLPTCRNFFNIFHPYDPIAYRIEPLVNPQLQNVKPSLIPHHKGRKRMHLELKETMARVGADLKQKLMESIKNTWSSMWATTAPPPDHQLEKVVEEEIEKEQMEEDNPSKEDAMQADVAVGDMLGKLNDGRRVDYVLQEAPFEMINEYLFAMSSHVCYWESEDTMLLILREIYDSLGVQADVTVPQQSMTVQRNAAATSSDEKFPCSEVPSTSRNDS